One window from the genome of Ammoniphilus sp. CFH 90114 encodes:
- a CDS encoding enoyl-CoA hydratase/isomerase family protein has translation MFQVTEHSQYTHIQFSHDKGNSIDLPFIHRFMEVLDTISEKTSVLIIEGTPHFSVGMNLQQLAHLAPLEVTTLFATYEKFLNKLETAPFITIAKITGYAMGAGAELALSCDFRWMEQKAKIGFPGVNVGFTYNTKRLQRLIPLQIAKRLVLSGSTINGQLALSYGIADRIASHKRIDQELEEYAIQFAGKSPIAIKYAKEAFLELGSDVALLRSIEAEHYHEGALAFIEGRPPQWDKF, from the coding sequence ATGTTCCAAGTCACTGAACATTCTCAGTATACACATATCCAATTTAGTCATGATAAAGGTAACTCCATTGATTTACCTTTTATTCACCGTTTTATGGAAGTACTAGATACGATTAGCGAGAAAACCAGCGTACTTATCATTGAGGGCACCCCTCATTTCTCTGTAGGTATGAATTTACAACAACTAGCCCATCTAGCTCCTTTAGAAGTAACAACTCTCTTTGCCACCTATGAGAAGTTCTTAAACAAACTAGAAACAGCACCCTTTATCACTATTGCCAAAATTACGGGCTATGCTATGGGAGCAGGAGCTGAACTTGCGCTCTCTTGTGATTTCCGTTGGATGGAACAAAAAGCGAAAATTGGATTTCCAGGTGTTAATGTGGGATTTACCTATAATACCAAGCGACTTCAGCGTCTCATTCCCCTACAGATTGCCAAGCGCCTTGTTTTAAGCGGATCTACCATAAACGGCCAACTAGCCTTGTCGTACGGGATTGCCGACAGAATAGCAAGTCATAAACGTATAGATCAGGAACTAGAGGAATATGCCATTCAATTTGCGGGCAAATCCCCAATTGCGATAAAATATGCGAAAGAAGCTTTCCTTGAGTTGGGGTCAGATGTTGCCCTTTTGCGCTCTATTGAAGCAGAGCATTATCACGAAGGTGCTCTTGCTTTTATAGAAGGCCGTCCACCACAATGGGACAAGTTCTAA
- a CDS encoding cyclase family protein, producing MYKIYDVSMAIHEGMTVYKNKPEKQPAFETVQNNYVSETRVSLDVHTGTHVDAPLHMVVSGETMESISLEDLVGPCRVLDLSHVKDGITADDLAPFDIQEGEFLLLKTANSLDTAFNPDFIYVKEDAAKLLAYKRVKGVGIDALGIERSQPGHPTHKCLFGAKIIIIEGLRLQDVPAGKYFMMAAPIKLIGTDAAPARVVLVEGLLG from the coding sequence ATGTATAAAATTTACGATGTCTCCATGGCCATCCATGAAGGAATGACGGTTTATAAAAACAAACCTGAAAAACAGCCAGCCTTTGAAACGGTTCAAAATAACTATGTTAGTGAAACAAGGGTAAGCCTTGATGTACATACTGGCACCCACGTTGATGCCCCTCTACATATGGTTGTTAGCGGTGAAACGATGGAATCCATATCCTTGGAGGATCTGGTAGGACCGTGCAGAGTATTAGATCTATCCCATGTTAAAGATGGCATTACGGCTGACGACCTCGCGCCATTCGATATTCAAGAAGGGGAATTTCTGTTGCTTAAGACAGCTAATTCACTTGACACCGCGTTTAATCCCGACTTTATTTATGTGAAGGAAGACGCTGCGAAGCTCCTCGCCTACAAACGGGTGAAAGGTGTGGGAATAGATGCTTTAGGTATAGAACGCAGCCAACCCGGGCATCCAACCCATAAATGTCTCTTTGGTGCCAAGATTATCATCATTGAAGGGCTCAGATTGCAGGACGTCCCTGCAGGTAAATACTTTATGATGGCAGCTCCGATTAAATTAATAGGAACAGATGCAGCACCAGCACGAGTAGTCCTAGTAGAAGGACTTTTAGGATAG
- the thiD gene encoding bifunctional hydroxymethylpyrimidine kinase/phosphomethylpyrimidine kinase, protein MKISRALTIAGSDSGGGAGIQADLKTFTVRKVYGMSAITAITAQNTLGVEGIHPIPLEMIAKQIEMVIEDIGVDAVKTGMLGTSEIIELVADRLKRYEVPYVVVDPVMVAKGGAKLLQDDAVKSLITSLLPLASIVTPNIPEAEVITGKPIHTLDDMLRAAKEIVDMGAKSVIVKGGHLEGEPIDLFYDGVEITTFKGIRIPTRHTHGTGCTFAACLTAELAKGHEMIDCIRTAKAYITAAISKELGLGKGHGPTNHWAYGVGQDE, encoded by the coding sequence ATGAAGATATCGAGAGCCTTAACGATTGCTGGGTCTGATAGCGGTGGGGGTGCAGGCATTCAAGCGGATTTAAAAACATTTACAGTTCGAAAAGTGTATGGAATGAGTGCCATTACCGCCATAACCGCTCAGAATACGCTTGGTGTTGAAGGTATTCATCCTATACCTTTAGAAATGATTGCAAAACAGATTGAGATGGTGATTGAAGATATAGGAGTAGACGCTGTGAAAACAGGCATGCTTGGGACCTCAGAGATTATTGAACTCGTGGCCGACAGGCTAAAGCGATATGAAGTGCCTTATGTAGTCGTGGATCCTGTCATGGTGGCTAAAGGTGGGGCAAAGCTGCTTCAAGATGATGCTGTAAAGAGTCTTATTACTTCTTTACTTCCCCTCGCGTCTATTGTAACTCCTAACATTCCAGAAGCAGAAGTGATTACAGGCAAGCCGATCCACACTCTTGATGATATGCTGCGAGCAGCAAAAGAGATCGTAGATATGGGTGCGAAATCCGTTATTGTAAAAGGGGGCCATCTAGAAGGTGAGCCTATCGATCTGTTTTATGATGGTGTAGAAATTACGACTTTTAAGGGGATTAGAATCCCTACAAGACATACTCATGGCACTGGGTGTACCTTTGCGGCTTGTCTTACAGCAGAACTGGCTAAAGGCCATGAGATGATCGATTGTATTCGAACAGCAAAAGCCTATATAACCGCAGCAATTAGCAAGGAACTTGGCTTAGGAAAGGGCCATGGACCAACGAATCATTGGGCGTATGGGGTAGGACAAGATGAATAA
- the thiE gene encoding thiamine phosphate synthase, producing MNKSKRLKQWDVYLVMDLQGHGPFNALELARQAIDGGIKVIQIREKNMGNPDYLRLALPIRELCKTKQVDFIINDRIDLALRLQADGVHLGQDDIPEGAIRDEIGEDMILGISASSTDEARRGIRVGADYLGVGAIYPTFSKSDAGDAVSPSLIQDIRHFSDLPIVGIGGIQLGRATPVIVAGGNAVAVISAICQAPSPVEAARKLQVEVREAKQRVTD from the coding sequence ATGAATAAAAGCAAGCGTTTGAAACAGTGGGATGTATATTTAGTCATGGACCTTCAAGGCCACGGTCCGTTCAATGCTCTAGAGCTCGCAAGGCAAGCCATAGATGGTGGAATCAAGGTTATTCAGATTCGTGAAAAAAACATGGGAAACCCTGATTATCTCCGTTTAGCGCTGCCTATTCGTGAACTATGTAAGACAAAGCAAGTAGACTTCATTATTAATGACCGGATAGACCTTGCACTAAGGTTGCAAGCAGATGGGGTGCATCTAGGCCAAGATGATATTCCAGAAGGGGCAATAAGAGATGAGATTGGCGAGGACATGATCTTGGGGATCTCAGCTTCAAGTACAGACGAAGCAAGGCGGGGGATACGCGTTGGTGCAGATTATTTAGGTGTCGGAGCCATATATCCTACATTTTCGAAAAGTGATGCAGGTGACGCGGTATCGCCATCCTTAATTCAGGACATCCGACATTTTAGCGATCTACCTATCGTGGGCATTGGCGGCATCCAATTGGGAAGAGCCACCCCTGTTATTGTTGCTGGAGGGAATGCCGTGGCTGTGATCTCGGCCATTTGCCAAGCTCCTTCGCCGGTAGAGGCTGCTAGAAAACTTCAAGTTGAGGTCAGAGAAGCAAAACAAAGGGTAACAGATTAA
- the ribD gene encoding bifunctional diaminohydroxyphosphoribosylaminopyrimidine deaminase/5-amino-6-(5-phosphoribosylamino)uracil reductase RibD → MNTHDYFMDIALGWARSAKGQTAPNPMVGAVVVKDGEIVGMGAHLKAGEPHAEIHALAMASNKARGATIYVTLEPCSHYGRTPPCAEALIRAGVSRVVVAMLDPNPLVAGRGVQLLEDAGIEVISGIRERESRRLNEVFIKYITTGRPFVTMKTANTLDGKVATEIGSSRWITGEKARIDVHRLRHEYQGILVGVNTVIKDNPVLTTRLPEGGRNPIRIILDSTLRIPLESNIVQDHQAPTWIYTTRAADERKTSQLKEMGVEVFAVSSGGQVDVLDVLSHLGEQQVSSVLVEGGSEVNGSFLKAKAIDKVITYLAPKLVGGRHAPTSFGGEGILQMNEAIQLRDLEVEIIGEDIRIEGYPEWGD, encoded by the coding sequence TTGAATACTCACGATTACTTTATGGATATTGCTCTTGGGTGGGCTCGTTCAGCCAAAGGACAAACAGCCCCGAATCCAATGGTAGGAGCAGTAGTAGTTAAGGATGGGGAAATTGTAGGTATGGGTGCCCATCTAAAAGCAGGCGAACCACACGCGGAGATTCATGCGTTGGCCATGGCGTCGAACAAGGCTAGAGGAGCAACCATCTATGTCACTCTTGAGCCGTGTTCCCATTATGGAAGAACTCCTCCTTGTGCAGAAGCTCTAATCCGTGCGGGAGTATCTAGAGTTGTTGTAGCTATGCTTGATCCTAATCCGCTCGTCGCCGGACGAGGTGTACAACTGCTTGAAGATGCGGGAATAGAGGTAATCAGCGGCATTCGTGAAAGGGAGTCCCGTAGATTAAATGAGGTTTTCATCAAATATATTACAACGGGGCGTCCGTTTGTAACCATGAAGACGGCTAATACACTAGATGGGAAAGTGGCAACCGAGATAGGAAGCAGTCGCTGGATTACAGGAGAAAAGGCAAGAATCGATGTGCATCGTTTGCGCCATGAGTATCAGGGAATTCTAGTAGGTGTTAACACGGTAATCAAGGATAATCCTGTATTAACTACCCGGCTCCCCGAAGGTGGAAGGAATCCCATTCGGATTATTCTAGATTCAACGCTTAGAATTCCCCTTGAATCCAATATCGTTCAAGATCACCAAGCTCCAACTTGGATCTATACCACGCGTGCGGCAGATGAAAGAAAGACTTCTCAATTAAAGGAAATGGGTGTTGAGGTTTTTGCTGTTTCGAGCGGGGGACAAGTGGATGTACTGGATGTGCTCTCCCATCTCGGAGAACAGCAGGTTTCCTCCGTGCTAGTTGAGGGAGGAAGTGAGGTGAACGGATCGTTCTTAAAAGCAAAAGCGATAGATAAAGTAATCACATATCTTGCTCCAAAGCTGGTAGGAGGCCGCCACGCTCCCACGTCTTTCGGTGGAGAGGGAATCCTCCAAATGAATGAAGCGATCCAATTAAGAGACCTTGAGGTCGAGATAATAGGAGAAGATATTCGTATCGAAGGTTATCCAGAATGGGGGGATTAG
- the ribE gene encoding riboflavin synthase, which produces MFTGIIEELGVIQGIKRGGEWMVLTIGASIVLKDVQLGDSIAVNGVCLTVTSFSSREFTVDVMPETFHKTSLSDIQVGSKVNLERAMAAGGRFGGHFVSGHVDGTGKIVSKTSYGNAVLFEIKAPEQLLHYMIPKGSVTIDGISLTILDVSSDRFSVSIIPHTLEMTILQHKGMGATVNLECDMIGKYIEKFITTRKPTSKLTEAFLSEHGFM; this is translated from the coding sequence ATGTTTACTGGAATCATTGAAGAACTAGGGGTCATCCAAGGCATCAAGCGTGGAGGAGAATGGATGGTTCTTACAATTGGGGCATCCATTGTGCTTAAGGATGTTCAATTAGGTGACAGTATTGCTGTCAATGGTGTATGTCTTACCGTGACCTCATTTTCCTCTCGAGAATTTACTGTCGATGTCATGCCGGAGACTTTTCATAAGACAAGCCTATCTGATATTCAAGTGGGGAGCAAAGTCAACTTAGAAAGAGCCATGGCTGCAGGCGGACGGTTTGGAGGGCATTTTGTTTCGGGGCATGTAGACGGAACAGGGAAAATCGTATCGAAGACCAGCTACGGAAATGCGGTCCTGTTTGAAATTAAAGCTCCTGAACAACTTTTGCATTATATGATACCTAAAGGTTCCGTGACCATTGATGGGATCAGCCTAACCATTTTGGATGTGTCCTCTGACAGATTCAGTGTGTCTATTATCCCACACACCCTTGAGATGACCATTCTGCAACACAAGGGAATGGGTGCTACCGTTAACTTGGAGTGTGACATGATAGGAAAATACATTGAAAAGTTTATCACGACCCGCAAGCCAACTTCCAAATTGACGGAAGCTTTCTTGTCGGAACACGGATTTATGTAG
- a CDS encoding bifunctional 3,4-dihydroxy-2-butanone-4-phosphate synthase/GTP cyclohydrolase II, with the protein MFHKIEEAIHDLIQGKPIIVVDDEDRENEGDFVALSAKATPEVINFMITHGRGLVCVPITEERASELKLEPMVFNNTDAHATAFTVSVDSFDTTTGISAHERSQTIMDLINPSIKPNHFRRPGHIFPLVAKKGGVLRRAGHTEAAVDLARLCGSYPSGVICEIINEDGTMSRVPDLLKIAEQFDLKIITIEDLIKYRTNKEKLVQREVEVNMPTDFGTFRAIAYTNEVDQKEHVALVKGTIDPNDPVLVRVHSECLTGDVFHSHRCDCGPQLAAALSQIEAEGKGILLYMRQEGRGIGLINKLKAYKLQEQGLDTVEANEQLGFAADLREYGIGAQILKDLGVGKIKLLTNNPRKITGISGHDLEVVERVPIQMKANVSNERYLNTKKDKLGHLLNL; encoded by the coding sequence ATGTTTCATAAGATTGAAGAAGCCATTCATGATCTAATTCAAGGCAAACCCATTATTGTAGTAGATGATGAGGATCGTGAAAATGAGGGAGATTTTGTAGCCCTGTCCGCAAAAGCAACTCCAGAAGTCATCAACTTTATGATTACTCATGGACGGGGACTTGTTTGTGTACCCATTACAGAGGAAAGGGCGAGCGAGCTCAAGCTTGAACCGATGGTGTTCAATAACACGGACGCACACGCTACAGCCTTCACCGTTTCAGTTGACTCCTTTGATACGACGACAGGCATTTCTGCACATGAACGTTCCCAAACCATTATGGATTTGATCAACCCAAGCATTAAACCTAATCATTTTCGCAGACCAGGTCATATCTTCCCCCTCGTAGCGAAAAAGGGAGGAGTTCTGCGTCGAGCGGGACATACGGAAGCAGCTGTAGATTTGGCCCGATTATGTGGATCCTATCCTTCAGGAGTGATTTGCGAAATAATAAATGAAGATGGAACAATGTCTCGCGTTCCTGATTTATTAAAAATTGCCGAGCAATTTGATCTTAAAATTATAACGATAGAAGACTTAATTAAATATAGAACCAACAAGGAAAAGCTCGTCCAACGTGAGGTAGAGGTAAACATGCCAACCGATTTTGGAACCTTCCGAGCGATCGCTTATACCAATGAAGTGGATCAAAAAGAACACGTAGCCTTAGTAAAAGGTACGATTGATCCGAATGATCCGGTTCTGGTAAGGGTGCACTCCGAGTGTCTAACCGGTGATGTGTTCCATTCTCATCGATGCGATTGTGGGCCTCAGTTGGCAGCGGCCTTGTCACAAATTGAGGCGGAAGGAAAGGGAATCCTTCTTTATATGCGTCAAGAAGGCCGGGGCATTGGTCTAATTAACAAACTTAAGGCATATAAGCTGCAAGAACAAGGACTAGATACGGTCGAAGCGAATGAACAGCTAGGGTTTGCAGCCGATTTACGAGAATATGGTATTGGGGCTCAGATCTTAAAGGACCTAGGAGTCGGTAAAATCAAATTATTGACCAATAATCCTCGGAAAATTACAGGAATTTCAGGTCATGATCTTGAGGTTGTTGAAAGAGTACCGATTCAAATGAAGGCCAATGTAAGTAATGAGCGATATTTAAATACCAAGAAAGATAAACTTGGACATTTATTAAACTTATAA
- the ribE gene encoding 6,7-dimethyl-8-ribityllumazine synthase, with translation MAKVYEGKLVGTGLKFGIVVGRFNEFITSKLLSGALDALNRHGVDENDVEVAWVPGAFEIPMIAKKMAESGKYDAVITLGTVIRGATPHFDFVCNEAAKGVAAIALQTGVPTIFGVLTTDTIEQAIERAGTKAGNKGWESAAVAIEMANLTRQFS, from the coding sequence ATGGCAAAAGTATACGAAGGTAAATTGGTTGGTACCGGGTTAAAATTTGGAATTGTAGTAGGACGATTCAACGAATTCATCACTTCGAAATTGTTGAGCGGTGCTCTTGATGCCCTTAACCGACACGGGGTAGATGAAAATGATGTGGAAGTTGCCTGGGTGCCTGGAGCATTTGAGATTCCTATGATCGCAAAAAAGATGGCCGAAAGCGGAAAATATGACGCCGTCATTACTTTAGGTACAGTCATTAGGGGAGCTACTCCTCACTTTGACTTTGTCTGTAATGAAGCCGCAAAGGGAGTAGCCGCTATTGCATTACAGACTGGGGTTCCAACCATCTTCGGTGTTCTTACGACAGATACCATCGAACAGGCAATTGAACGTGCGGGTACGAAAGCAGGTAATAAAGGGTGGGAGTCTGCTGCAGTAGCTATCGAAATGGCAAATCTAACAAGACAATTTTCTTAG
- the hcp gene encoding hydroxylamine reductase → MFCYQCEQTPSGGCKVIGVCGKNEDIASLQDTMIFALKGIAAYATHARQLGYSDPEVDATTHEALYMTLTNSNFNMQEHIDMAMKVGRAAVKVMDLLDRAHTSRLGIPQPVTISQNKVEGKAIVVTGHNLFALEELLKQTEGKGINIYTHSEMLPAHGYPALKKYAHLKGNIGKAWFDQRRLFEQFPGAILATTNCVMPIKGTYADRFFSYEVAGLEGVAKIQGEDFSPLIEKALSLPDANMESDQTLTTGYHHETVLGLAPEIIDAVKAGKIKRFFVIAGCDAPGKGGEYYRELATSLPNDTVILTTSCGKFRFNDVDYGTVGDTGIPRYIDLGQCNNSGSTVKIAMALADAFGCEVNELPVSIVLSWFEQKAVAILLGLFSLGIKDIRIGPKPPEFITPGVLNILQQAFNLKLIGVAQEDMEDMLSLSH, encoded by the coding sequence ATGTTCTGTTATCAATGTGAGCAAACACCATCTGGAGGCTGTAAGGTTATTGGCGTATGTGGTAAGAATGAAGATATTGCAAGTCTACAGGATACGATGATCTTTGCCCTCAAGGGGATTGCTGCTTATGCTACACATGCTCGCCAATTAGGTTATTCAGATCCAGAGGTGGATGCGACAACACATGAAGCATTATATATGACGCTAACCAATTCAAATTTTAATATGCAAGAACATATTGATATGGCAATGAAGGTCGGCCGGGCCGCTGTGAAAGTGATGGATCTTCTCGACCGTGCTCATACGTCTAGATTGGGAATTCCTCAGCCTGTAACCATCTCCCAAAATAAAGTAGAGGGAAAAGCTATCGTTGTTACAGGACATAATCTATTTGCTTTAGAAGAGCTTCTCAAGCAAACAGAGGGTAAAGGGATTAACATCTATACACATTCCGAAATGCTCCCAGCCCATGGATACCCAGCCTTGAAAAAATATGCTCACTTAAAAGGAAATATTGGGAAGGCCTGGTTCGATCAGCGCCGATTATTCGAACAATTCCCAGGAGCCATATTGGCCACTACAAACTGCGTAATGCCAATCAAGGGAACGTATGCTGATCGCTTCTTCTCCTACGAAGTAGCCGGCCTGGAAGGGGTTGCTAAAATTCAAGGGGAAGATTTTAGCCCGCTTATTGAAAAAGCTCTTTCCCTTCCAGATGCCAACATGGAGTCTGATCAAACTTTGACTACAGGGTACCACCATGAAACCGTACTTGGATTAGCACCAGAGATCATTGATGCGGTTAAGGCAGGTAAGATTAAGCGCTTCTTTGTTATCGCTGGATGTGACGCTCCAGGAAAAGGTGGAGAGTATTATCGTGAGCTAGCCACTTCTCTTCCTAATGACACGGTTATTCTTACTACATCCTGTGGAAAATTCCGCTTTAATGATGTGGACTACGGAACAGTTGGAGACACTGGAATTCCACGCTATATTGACTTAGGTCAATGTAATAACTCGGGATCCACGGTGAAAATTGCTATGGCACTCGCTGATGCCTTTGGCTGTGAAGTAAATGAACTGCCTGTAAGTATTGTGTTATCATGGTTTGAGCAAAAGGCTGTTGCTATTCTATTAGGTCTCTTCAGTTTAGGAATCAAAGACATTCGCATTGGTCCAAAGCCGCCAGAATTCATTACGCCTGGGGTTCTAAATATTCTTCAGCAAGCATTCAATCTGAAGTTGATTGGTGTTGCACAAGAGGATATGGAAGATATGTTATCCTTGTCACACTAA
- a CDS encoding CcdC family protein, with protein sequence MTIMATLLSILMMFIVMFARIKRDQQPTSLKRIILPPIFMSTGFIMFLFPPMHVQFLYAVESLLIGMLLSIPLILTSKFEINGSDIFLKRSRSFMFILMGLFLLRLGMRFYLEEYVSFYEAGGLFYILAVGMIFPWRVAMAYKYKQLLETRKKSSPIG encoded by the coding sequence ATGACCATTATGGCTACCCTTCTAAGTATTCTAATGATGTTCATTGTTATGTTTGCAAGAATCAAGCGTGATCAACAGCCCACATCACTAAAGCGTATTATCCTACCACCTATTTTTATGAGCACGGGTTTTATTATGTTTCTGTTTCCGCCCATGCACGTTCAGTTCTTGTATGCAGTGGAATCCTTACTTATTGGTATGCTGCTCTCCATTCCCTTGATCCTTACTTCTAAATTTGAGATCAATGGTTCAGATATCTTTCTAAAGCGTTCTAGATCTTTTATGTTTATCTTAATGGGATTGTTCCTCTTAAGACTAGGCATGAGGTTTTATCTGGAGGAATATGTTAGCTTCTACGAAGCAGGAGGTTTATTCTATATCCTTGCAGTAGGCATGATCTTTCCATGGCGAGTGGCAATGGCTTATAAATATAAACAGCTCTTAGAAACACGAAAGAAGAGCTCGCCAATAGGCTAA
- a CDS encoding DUF1653 domain-containing protein, giving the protein MKETVEKPEAGDVYQSYKGNLYMIIGRAIHAETTEEMVIYKSDGEMMFVRPLEMFQSEVDVDGQTMPRYKKIWDKEGHSTTLFGVSSI; this is encoded by the coding sequence ATGAAGGAGACAGTAGAGAAACCGGAAGCAGGAGATGTTTACCAAAGTTATAAGGGAAACCTCTACATGATCATTGGCAGGGCCATTCATGCAGAAACGACTGAAGAAATGGTTATTTATAAAAGTGACGGCGAGATGATGTTCGTCAGACCCCTTGAGATGTTTCAAAGTGAAGTTGACGTTGATGGCCAAACTATGCCTCGATATAAAAAGATATGGGATAAAGAAGGACACTCCACCACCCTCTTTGGGGTAAGCAGTATCTGA
- a CDS encoding ABC transporter substrate-binding protein has product MTTWKKFSRVGLALSLTFSLVACGGGQATPTPGETPAADQPAGDKVKLVFARGKDVTGASDRIIEAFEAKFPNIDVELREMPADTGQSHDQYVTMFSAQSSEIDVFDLDVIWPAEFAQAGYLLPLDRFIEEDAINMDDYIKGAVDAGSFEGKQWTMPKFIDTGLLFYRKDLVPEPPKTWDELIAKAKEIKGQQGTQFGYLMQAKQYEGLVCNFIEFIGSYGGRVIDAQGNVVVNSPETIKGLEKMIEIVKSDFVPGNITTFTELESHTAFIEGQSPFIRNWPYQFALAQDPAQSKIVDQVGVAPLPAGDQGSAATLGGWMSGINKFSKNPREAWEFLKFMNGSEGQKITAIQGGSAPTYLPLYDDAEVQAASPLFANRDFVDGISAAVPRPTSPIYPKISEIIQIEVSKAVAGQQTAEQAVSNMEAKMKEATGK; this is encoded by the coding sequence ATGACAACGTGGAAAAAGTTTTCAAGGGTAGGTCTGGCCCTTTCTTTAACGTTTTCTTTAGTGGCATGTGGGGGTGGACAAGCCACACCGACACCTGGTGAAACACCGGCTGCTGATCAGCCAGCAGGAGATAAGGTGAAACTTGTCTTTGCTCGGGGGAAAGATGTTACAGGTGCTTCTGATCGGATTATTGAAGCGTTTGAAGCGAAGTTTCCAAACATTGACGTTGAGTTAAGAGAGATGCCAGCAGATACGGGGCAAAGTCATGACCAATATGTAACGATGTTTAGTGCTCAGTCTTCGGAGATTGATGTCTTTGATTTGGATGTAATATGGCCTGCAGAATTCGCTCAGGCAGGATATCTCCTTCCTCTAGATCGCTTTATTGAGGAAGACGCCATCAATATGGATGATTATATTAAAGGGGCAGTTGACGCTGGTAGCTTCGAAGGGAAGCAGTGGACTATGCCTAAGTTTATTGATACGGGCCTCTTGTTTTATCGCAAGGATTTGGTCCCTGAGCCGCCAAAAACCTGGGATGAATTGATTGCAAAAGCTAAAGAAATTAAGGGACAGCAAGGAACCCAATTCGGCTATCTTATGCAAGCAAAGCAGTATGAGGGATTGGTGTGTAACTTTATCGAGTTCATTGGTTCTTATGGCGGTCGAGTCATTGATGCCCAAGGGAATGTCGTTGTAAACAGCCCTGAAACAATTAAGGGCTTGGAAAAGATGATCGAGATCGTGAAATCAGACTTTGTCCCTGGCAATATTACCACCTTTACGGAATTAGAGTCCCATACAGCGTTTATTGAGGGGCAATCTCCCTTCATCCGAAACTGGCCTTATCAATTTGCATTAGCCCAAGACCCTGCTCAATCCAAGATTGTAGATCAGGTCGGTGTAGCTCCACTTCCGGCTGGGGATCAAGGGTCTGCAGCAACTTTAGGCGGATGGATGTCAGGTATAAATAAATTCTCAAAGAATCCAAGAGAAGCCTGGGAGTTTTTAAAATTTATGAATGGGTCGGAAGGACAGAAGATCACTGCTATTCAAGGAGGTTCAGCTCCAACCTATCTACCGCTGTATGATGATGCAGAGGTACAGGCAGCCAGTCCATTGTTTGCGAATAGAGATTTTGTAGATGGGATTAGTGCAGCTGTCCCTCGTCCTACAAGTCCGATCTATCCAAAGATATCAGAAATTATCCAAATTGAAGTTTCAAAAGCGGTTGCTGGTCAGCAGACGGCTGAGCAAGCAGTAAGCAATATGGAAGCGAAAATGAAAGAAGCTACGGGAAAATAG